GTCAACGCCACCAATTTCAGCGACGACAACATCATTCAGAACCGCGGCAACGCATCGAGCTACTCATCCTTCATCCAGGGCCTGCTGATCAATCCGCACATGCTCTCCGGCCGTTCGCGTTCGACAACGTTTTTCGATGTGCCCTTCATCGAAGGCTCGCTCGGCGGCGGTATCAACAGCGTCGATGGCCACACCAGACGGATCGGCGAAGCCGAGATCCAGGGCTATTCTAACTCCACTATCCCGATCAGCTTCTACGGCAACCTGACTTGGGAAGAGCTGGCGCTCGACCGCGACTACCGGGATTCCGGCGGTGTCCAGACGGATAACAAGCTGCTGGGCGCCAACGGTTATCTGACGGCAACGGTCACGCCTGACGATCGCGTGGTAGCCTTCGTCAACCATGGCAAGAATGATGGAACACTGAACGCGTTATCGTCAAACACGGGGTTCATGGAGCTCCTGTTCCGTGTCCCTATCCCGCTGCCTCTCTACACAACAGAGGAGACTCTACGAGAAACCACATATGCTGGCATCGGCTGGAGCCACACGTTTGCGTATGAAAACGTGTTGAATGGGGCACTGCTTTATTCAGGAAGCAAATCGAATACGAACAGTGCGCTCGATGTCGACCTGGACCCGGTGTTTATCGGCGCAGGGGTTCCCTTCATCGTTCCCTTTACCGACGTCATTCAGGAGGCCGAATCTCATACCTATATCGGCGCTTTGAGCCATTCCATAGGTGCCGGACCTTTGACATTTCGCTACGGCATCGAAGGCGGCTGGATGGATGCCAGCAGCAGCGTCGATACCACGCTCTTAGGCGTGACAGCTCCTCCCGATCGCGCCGAGAATACCGTCGATATCGGCCGCGGCTATGTCGATGTGCTGCATGAGATCACGCCCGATCTCAAGGGCGAATACGCCTTGTTCGCCACGCGCCTGGAAGGCGATGGCATCGATATCAGCCGGCTGGAGCCGCGCTTCGGTCTTGCCTGGACGCCGGTTCAAAACCACTGGCTGCGCGCCGCCTTCATGCGTCAAAGCTTTGACACCACCGTGCCGACCCTTGCCCCGATCGGCATACTCGGGCTGCAGGCCAACCAGTTCTCCACCAATCCACAAGGCTATACGGACACGGTCGCCCTGCAATGGGATGCAGAATGGACCGACCGCCTCTTCACATCGGTCGAATACCAGCATCAGGAACTGCACGATTTCTCGGTCGATTTTCCGCTGATCTCGCTTCCCTCCGATACCAGCCTGCCGATCTCGCGTGGCAGCATCGATCGCGCTTCCGTCACTGCCAACGTCGCACTCGGCAACGGTTTTGGTCTTTCAGCCACCTATGCCTATATGGATTCGGAGAACAGGGACCCGCTCGAGCCGATCTATGGCGGCCCTCTTCCCTTCATACCACAGAATTCCGGGCAGATTGCCCTGACCTGGGTGAACGAGGCCAAGGTCAAGGCGACGGTCGCCGCCAACTATATCGGCGAGCGCGACGGCGATCGGTTCGGCACCAAGCTCGACGATTATTGGAGCCTCGACGCCCACTTGGTCTGGGAGCCGTTCGACAAGCGCATCGAGCTGGAAGCGGCCGCTTATAACCTGCTCGACGAGGATTTCGAGGTCACGCCCGGCGTGCCCGGCTGGGGCCGCGCCTTCAAGGGCACGCTCAAAGTCCGCTTCTGATGCGGGTGTGGGACAAGCATCGGCAGGCCAGGCAGATCAGAGGCCGTCATCTGAGGCTGCTGGTGCTGTCGCTCACCACGCTGATCGCCATCTCGCTGCTGTCGCGCCTGCCCGCCTGGTCGCTGCTGGAGCTCAGAAGTTTCGATTATCTCTCGACCGTCGACGATCCCCGTCCGCCACCCGGCGGACCCGTCATCGTCGCGATCGACGAACCCTCGCTTGCAGATATCAATGCGCAATGGCCCTGGCCGCGCGGCCTCCATGCCGAGCTCATCAGCCAGTTGCGCGCCGCCGGCGCCCGCGTCATCGGCCTCGACATCATCATGGCCGAGCCCTCGAACCCGGATAATGACGCGGCGATCACCAGGGCCGTCGGACCCGATGTCGTGCTGGCTGGCGACGAGACGCTGATCGAGACGCCACAGGCCTCGCAACTGATCCGCGCCACACCCCTGCCGCAGTTGACCGACGCAGGCGCCGTCACCGGCATCGCCTCGATCGATCTCAGCGGCGACGGCATCTTCCGCCGCATTCCGGGCTACGACGATGGCTTTGCCACCATGCTTGCAAAGGCCTCGGGAGTGGCGCCCGAAGCCCTGCCAGCCGGTCGGCTTATCCAATCCTTCGGCCCAGCCCGCAGCTATCCCACCGTCTCCTATTATCAGGCGCTCGACCCGAAGAACCTGCTGCCTCCCGATTATTTCAAGGATCGGGTCGTGCTCGTCGGCCTCAGCCTGCAGAATGCGCCTGAAATCGACAAAGGCGGCGTCGACGCCTTCGCGACCCCCTATACCGTTCACACCGGTAAGCTCGTCTCCGGCGTCGAGATCCAGGCGACGATCTACGACAATATCCGGCGCGGCCTGTCGATCGCCGAGGCCGGGCTGCCGACGGTTGCCGCCTGCATTCTGATATCGGTGCTGCTTGCCGCCGCCACCGTCTGGCGCTCGACGGGATGGTTGACGGTCGTGAACAGTGCGACCGCCCTCCTCGCCTTCGCGGCCGTCAGTGCCGCCGGCATCCGGCTGGCCCATGTCTTCGTCTCGCCGCTTGGGCCTACGGTCGCCTATATCTCCGTCGTCTTCGGCCAGGCCGCTTTCGATTTTGCCGAGGAGCGCCGCAACAAGCGCCAGATCACTCGCGCCTTCGCCCAGTATATCTCGCCCGATCTGGTCAAGCGCCTGTCGAGCGATCCCACGCAGTTGAAGCTCGGGGGCGAGCGGCGCACGCTCTCGGTGCTGTTCTCAGACGTACGCGGCTTCACCACCATCGCCGAGACGCTGAAGGACGATCCGGAGCAGCTGACCGGCCTGATCAACCGGCTGCTGACGCCGCTTTCCGATGTGGTGATGGATCACGGCGGCACGATCGACAAATATATGGGCGACTGCATCATGGCCTTCTGGAACGCGCCGCTCGACGATCCCGACCATGCGCTTCACGCCGTGCGCGCCTCGCTCGCCATGCAGGCGGCCATATCGAGGCTGAACGGCCAGCTGGAGCGTGAGGCGGCAGCTCTTGGCCGCAAGCCGCACGTCCTGAAGATGGGCGTCGGCATCAACACCGGCGAATGCATCGTCGGCAACATGGGCTCGACCCGCCGCTTCGACTATTCCT
This DNA window, taken from Rhizobium etli CFN 42, encodes the following:
- a CDS encoding CHASE2 domain-containing protein, which gives rise to MRVWDKHRQARQIRGRHLRLLVLSLTTLIAISLLSRLPAWSLLELRSFDYLSTVDDPRPPPGGPVIVAIDEPSLADINAQWPWPRGLHAELISQLRAAGARVIGLDIIMAEPSNPDNDAAITRAVGPDVVLAGDETLIETPQASQLIRATPLPQLTDAGAVTGIASIDLSGDGIFRRIPGYDDGFATMLAKASGVAPEALPAGRLIQSFGPARSYPTVSYYQALDPKNLLPPDYFKDRVVLVGLSLQNAPEIDKGGVDAFATPYTVHTGKLVSGVEIQATIYDNIRRGLSIAEAGLPTVAACILISVLLAAATVWRSTGWLTVVNSATALLAFAAVSAAGIRLAHVFVSPLGPTVAYISVVFGQAAFDFAEERRNKRQITRAFAQYISPDLVKRLSSDPTQLKLGGERRTLSVLFSDVRGFTTIAETLKDDPEQLTGLINRLLTPLSDVVMDHGGTIDKYMGDCIMAFWNAPLDDPDHALHAVRASLAMQAAISRLNGQLEREAAALGRKPHVLKMGVGINTGECIVGNMGSTRRFDYSCLGDSVNLASRLEGASKNYGVALLLGEETARLVADAYIIVELDRIIVKGRTVPSPIFTVVHKADAKALAAHQAFIDAKYAGTLAPSDVIFEKLAGDIPELAAYYAIVQDALVGDGGE